From Budorcas taxicolor isolate Tak-1 chromosome 19, Takin1.1, whole genome shotgun sequence, the proteins below share one genomic window:
- the NAT9 gene encoding alpha/beta-tubulin-N-acetyltransferase 9, whose amino-acid sequence MRLNQNILLLGKKVVLVPYTSEHVPRYHEWMKSEELRRLTASEPLTLEQEYAMQRSWREDADKCTFIVLDAEKWQAQSGTSEESCMAGDVNLFLTDLGDPSLGEIEVMIAEPSCRGQGLGTEAVLMMMLYGVTRLSLTKFEAKIGQGNEPSIRMFRKLHFEQVAVSSVFQEVTLRLMMSEPERQWLLEQTSYVQEKPYREGASEPC is encoded by the exons ATGAGGCTGAATCAGAACATCTTGCTGCTGGGGAAGAAGGTGGTGCTGGTCCCCTACACCTCAGAGCATGTGCCCAG GTACCACGAGTGGATGAAATCAGAGGAGCTGCGGCGTTTGACGGCCTCGGAGCCGCTGACCCTGGAGCAGGAGTACGCGATGCAGCGCAGCTGGCGGGAAGACGCGGACA AGTGCACCTTCATTGTGCTGGATGCAGAGAAGTGGCAGGCCCAGTCGGGCACCAGCGAAGAGAGCTGCATGGCGGGAGATGTGAACCTGTTCCTCACAGATCTCGGGGACCCCTCCTTGGGGGAGATCGAGGTCATGATTGCAG AGCCCAGCTGCAGGGGCCAGGGCCTGGGCACGGAGGCCGTCCTTATGATGATGCTTTACG GAGTGACCAGGCTAAGTCTGACCAAGTTTGAGGCTAAAATTGGGCAAGGAAATGAACCGAGCATCCGGATGTTCCGAAAGCTTCACTTTGAACAG GTGGCTGTGAGCAGTGTCTTCCAGGAGGTGACGCTCAGACTGATGATGAGTGAGCCGGAGCGACAGTGGCTTCTAGAGCAGACCAGCTACGTGCAAGAAAAGCCCTACAGAGAGGGGGCGTCGGAGCCCTGCTGA